From the Myxococcales bacterium genome, the window CGAGGATCCACCTCACATTCCCATCAGAGCGTGCGGATCAGTCGTGGCCTCACTGCCCTCGGGATTCATCATGCTGGGTTTCGCCTGGATCTGGATCGATGCATCGATCTTGAAGGCGCCGTGCTTCACGACGCTTTCGCCTTCTTCCAGGCCGTGCAACACGATGTACGTGTCGCCAGCGCGCGGTCCCAAGTGGATCTCTCTGGCTTCGTACGATGTGGAATCGTCGGCTTCTAGGGTGGCCACATAGACGATGGCTCGCGTCCCCGTGATGAGGGCCGCCGTGGTCGGGATGACTAGGGGGGGCGGACCGGAGGTCTCGTAGCCCAGCGTCTTTGCTTTCACGAGTTGCATGCCGCAGATCGGGCAGGTACCCGCCTCTTCGCGAACAATCTCGGGATGCATCGGACCGATCCATTTCCCAACGAGCGACGGCTCGAAGACCTTACCGTCCGCGCGCAGATGCACTCGCACCCGGGCCCTCACGAACATTTCGGGCTTGAGGCGCCCCTCTGCGTTGTCGACGTTCAAGCGAATCTGTGTCGTTCGCGTCACGGGGTCGACCACGGGAGACACGAACGCAATCCGCCCCTCGAAGCGATCTCCCGGAAGCGCCGGAACTTCGAATTCAACGGCCTGTCCCACCAGAAGCCACGAGAGCTGGCTCTCGTAGGCGACCATCACCAGCCACAGCTCGCTGAGATCGGCGATGCGCAGGATCGTGTCCCCTTCACGCACATAGGACCCCTCGTCGACAGCACGCTCGATCACGACGCCTGAAACCGGTGAATAGACGGTAAGATGGTCACTTGGTCGCCCTACTCGCTCAAGCTTCCGAATCTGTTCCGCGGAGAAACCCCAGAGCCGAAAACGCTCGCGGGACGCCTCCAGCGTGGCACGGGCGGTAGCCGCCAGCGTCGAAGAGCCCTGCTTCGATCGTCGGACCGTTCGCGCCGCCTCAATCAGATCCTGCTGGGATGCCAACAGGTCCGGGCCATAGAGTTCCCCAAGGTGATCGCCCACCTTGACGGTCACTCCCACGTAGTCGATGTAGAGTCGGTCGATGCGCCCCGGCAGCCAGGCCGAAATGGTGCGCACCC encodes:
- a CDS encoding efflux RND transporter periplasmic adaptor subunit → MPSESRDESRFRGNGRSLSKLVAATATLMAALALTVVGCSCAPTENGGDTDPRSTSTAHEHEEAEAYTCAMHPHINLPEPGNCPICGMELIPVTTGSTQVSGNALKLSPYAAALARVQTARVERRPVTLDLRLAGKLAFDETRVRTISAWLPGRIDRLYIDYVGVTVKVGDHLGELYGPDLLASQQDLIEAARTVRRSKQGSSTLAATARATLEASRERFRLWGFSAEQIRKLERVGRPSDHLTVYSPVSGVVIERAVDEGSYVREGDTILRIADLSELWLVMVAYESQLSWLLVGQAVEFEVPALPGDRFEGRIAFVSPVVDPVTRTTQIRLNVDNAEGRLKPEMFVRARVRVHLRADGKVFEPSLVGKWIGPMHPEIVREEAGTCPICGMQLVKAKTLGYETSGPPPLVIPTTAALITGTRAIVYVATLEADDSTSYEAREIHLGPRAGDTYIVLHGLEEGESVVKHGAFKIDASIQIQAKPSMMNPEGSEATTDPHALMGM